The genomic stretch GACGATAAAGATGTTTCTAACGAAACAATTACCATTACAAACAAACTATTTGAAACAGCGCAAATCCAAACCATTCTTATTTCGGCAAGGATGCCTGCCGCAATTGCTCCTCTTAGCAAAAAACTTTGCCCAAATGCTCCCTTAATTGCATACAATGGAGCCTTAATATTAGCCCCTGAAAACGGACATTACAGAACATTGCAGTCGCTATCCTTCCCCTCTGATGTTGCGAATGTCATAATTGATCAAAGCGAAAAGGATGGTTTCCATGTTGGTGTTTTTTATGGCGACCGATGGCTAGTGAACCAGCACGACAGTTGGACTGATCACGAAATATTCAGCACAGGATTAACCCCAGAAGTAATGAGCAATGGTAACTTAATATCGATGCTGAAAAAGGAGTTACCCCAGCTGCAAAAGATAATGGTGATGGCTTCATCCGATGTTATTGACCAGCTTGAACTTGAAATATCAAAAAAATTCAAAGATGTGGTTACTGTATATCGTAGTGCCGATATCTATATGGAAATAACACCAGCAGTAAGCAGTAAGCGGCTTGGAGTGGAAATGCTGCTCAACCACCTCCATATTGACCCCGAAAATGCCATTGCATTTGGCGACAACTACAACGACCTAGAAATGCTTAAATTTGTTGGAATGGGTGTGGCCGTTGACAATGCTCGCGAAACTGTTAAGACTGCGGCAAAGATGGTAACCAGCCAGAGTAAGCAAAATGGCGTTGCCATTGCCCTTAAGCAAATATTTGGCCTTTAATTAACCGCATGGAGCCAATGAAACCATTGGAGCTACTTGCCCCTGCAAAGGATATGCATTCAGGAATTGCAGCAATAAGTTGCGGTGCCGATGCCGTGTATATTGGTGGTCCCCAGTTTGGCGCAAGGGCTGCAGCCGGAAACTCTATGCACGATATTCAAAGGCTGACCACATACGCCCACCGTTACTTCGCCAAGGTATATATGGTAATCAATACTCTCCTTTACGACAATGAAATACCTGAAGCGGTTTTGCTTGCCCAGCAGGCTTGGAAATCGGGTGTCGACGCACTAATAATTCAAGATTTGGGAATGCTTGAGGCAGCCCTACCTCCCATTCCCCTGTTCGCAAGTACCCAAACCAACAATACATCTCCCGCGAAAGTAAAATTTTTGGAGGATGCCGGATTCAGCCGTGTAATCCTAGCCAGAGAACTAAACATCAAGCAGATTCAGGAGATTAGACAAGCTACAACCGTTGATCTTGAGTTTTTTATTCATGGAGCCCTCTGCGTTTCATACAGCGGTCAGTGCTACCTGTCGCAGGCACTTACAGGAAGAAGTGCCAACAGAGGAGTTTGTGCACAACCCTGCCGCATGGCCTACAACCTATTGGACGACAAGGGGAGAAGGCTAAGAGAAAATCAGCATCTTCTCTCGCTCAAAGACCTTAACCTTTCCAACCACCTTCCACAACTTGTTGAAGCAGGAATCACCTCATTCAAAATTGAAGGCCGATTAAAGGATGAGACCTACGTAAAAAACGCCGTACTCCACTACCGCCAAATACTCGACAACTTTTTGATCAACCAAGATTCTTTCAGCAAGGCCTCTTCGGGAAAGGTGGAGGCACAATTTAATGCCGATCCAGAACGCTCATTTTCTCGAGGATTTACCTCATACTTTGTTGAACAACGAAGCACAATGGCATCATTGCAAACACCCAAGTCGGTTGGGAAGAAAATAGGAGTCGTTTCCAAAGTCGATAGTCTCTCGTTTACTGTTACATCTAATGAAACCCTCTCCAATGGCGATGGTATCTGCTTCGTCTTGCCGAATGGCATTCTTGAGGGAACAAACATTAATAAGGTAGAAAACGGACGAATCTACCCCAACTCCATCGAAAATATTTCGGCAGGTATCACTATTTATAGAAATTTCGATCGGGAATTTACGCTCAAACTCGAAAAGGCTGTAGAGCGGAAAATAGAGACATCAATATCACTCTCAGAAATCAACAAAGTCATTACCATTACTTCCGTTGACGAAGATGGCATTGATGCTACCATTGCAATAAGCAGTGGCGAAATGGAGAAAGCCAACAATCCTGAAAGAGCATTAAAGACCTGGCATGAGCAACTTTCTAAGGGGGGCAACTCCATACTTCGAATAGTTAACGTGACCATCCAAGTTACAGACTTGCCGTTTATGCCCATAAGTGGCATTAATCAGCTACGCAGGGAACTGTTACAGCAACATGAGGCCAACAGGGTGAATGCATACAAAAGAGTCGAAAAAAAGGTAGTAATATCCAATCACCCCTACCCGGAAAGTGAAATCGGATATCAAGGCAATGTGCTAAATGCCTTGGCCAAGAAGTTCTATGAACGTCATGGTACCAGAGTAGTCCGGCCAGCATACGAAGCAGGGTTACCAGCAAAGGGAGACTTGGTAATGACAACCAAGTATTGCCTTCGCTACGAGCTGGGCGACTGTCTTAAAAAAAGAGCACCAGTGAACAAACAA from Williamwhitmania sp. encodes the following:
- a CDS encoding HAD family hydrolase; this encodes MFIRKGYRIIFSDVDGTILNDDKDVSNETITITNKLFETAQIQTILISARMPAAIAPLSKKLCPNAPLIAYNGALILAPENGHYRTLQSLSFPSDVANVIIDQSEKDGFHVGVFYGDRWLVNQHDSWTDHEIFSTGLTPEVMSNGNLISMLKKELPQLQKIMVMASSDVIDQLELEISKKFKDVVTVYRSADIYMEITPAVSSKRLGVEMLLNHLHIDPENAIAFGDNYNDLEMLKFVGMGVAVDNARETVKTAAKMVTSQSKQNGVAIALKQIFGL
- a CDS encoding U32 family peptidase, translating into MKPLELLAPAKDMHSGIAAISCGADAVYIGGPQFGARAAAGNSMHDIQRLTTYAHRYFAKVYMVINTLLYDNEIPEAVLLAQQAWKSGVDALIIQDLGMLEAALPPIPLFASTQTNNTSPAKVKFLEDAGFSRVILARELNIKQIQEIRQATTVDLEFFIHGALCVSYSGQCYLSQALTGRSANRGVCAQPCRMAYNLLDDKGRRLRENQHLLSLKDLNLSNHLPQLVEAGITSFKIEGRLKDETYVKNAVLHYRQILDNFLINQDSFSKASSGKVEAQFNADPERSFSRGFTSYFVEQRSTMASLQTPKSVGKKIGVVSKVDSLSFTVTSNETLSNGDGICFVLPNGILEGTNINKVENGRIYPNSIENISAGITIYRNFDREFTLKLEKAVERKIETSISLSEINKVITITSVDEDGIDATIAISSGEMEKANNPERALKTWHEQLSKGGNSILRIVNVTIQVTDLPFMPISGINQLRRELLQQHEANRVNAYKRVEKKVVISNHPYPESEIGYQGNVLNALAKKFYERHGTRVVRPAYEAGLPAKGDLVMTTKYCLRYELGDCLKKRAPVNKQLPSTLFLENNGQKLTLEFDCERCEMMIKLA